The Streptococcus gwangjuense nucleotide sequence AAGAAATTGTCTGATCAAGAAGCGACTAAGATTGCCAAGGAAGAGTTGACTAAGGTTGGGCTTTCTGACCGTGAAAAACATTATCCTCGACATTTATCAGGTGGACAAAAGCAACGGGTTGCCCTAGCGCGTGCGCTTGCTATGAAACCAGATGTCTTGCTCTTAGACGAACCAACTTCAGCTCTTGACCCAGAATTGGTTGGTGAAGTAGAAAAATCTATTGCAGATGCTGCTAAGTCAGGACAGACTATGATTTTAGTCAGTCACGATATGTCCTTTGTAGCCCAAGTGGCTGATAAGATTCTCTTCCTAGATAAGGGGAAAATCATTGAGTCTGGAACACCGGATGAGATTATCCACCATCCGAAAGAAGAGCGGACAAAAGAATTCTTCG carries:
- a CDS encoding amino acid ABC transporter ATP-binding protein; this encodes MIKISNLSKSFSGQTVLDHLDLDIHKGEVVALIGSSGAGKSTFLRSLNYLETPDSGSIQIDDFSVDFSKITQEEILALRRKLSMVFQQFNLFERRTALDNVKEGLVVVKKLSDQEATKIAKEELTKVGLSDREKHYPRHLSGGQKQRVALARALAMKPDVLLLDEPTSALDPELVGEVEKSIADAAKSGQTMILVSHDMSFVAQVADKILFLDKGKIIESGTPDEIIHHPKEERTKEFFASYKRTYI